In Gossypium hirsutum isolate 1008001.06 chromosome D06, Gossypium_hirsutum_v2.1, whole genome shotgun sequence, one genomic interval encodes:
- the LOC107901209 gene encoding palmitoyl-acyl carrier protein thioesterase, chloroplastic-like isoform X2, protein MVATAATSSFFPITSSPDSIDSKNKKLGNGSTNLGGIKLKPSASSGSLQVKANAQAPPKINGTTVVMTPVEGFPSEDAASSLPPRTFINQLPDWSMLLAAMTTIFLAAEKQWMMLDWKPKRPDMLIDPFGIGRIVQDGLVFRQNFSIRSYEIGADRTASIETLMNHLQETAINHCKSAGLLGDGFGATPGMCRKNLIWVVTRMQVVVDRYPTWGDVVQVDTWVSASGKNGMRRDWLVSNSKTGEILTRASSVWVMMNKLTRRLSKIPEEVRGEIEPHFMNSDPVVAEDNRKLVKLDDSTAQYPRWSDLDVNQHVNNVKYVGWILESTPLGIVESHELCSMTLEYRRECGRDSVLQSLTAVSGVGNLGNMGEIECQHLLQLEEGSEIVRGRTQWRPKNAKSFGKMDQVPAQSA, encoded by the exons atgGTTGCCACTGCTGCTACATCCTCATTCTTTCCAATCACTTCTTCCCCGGACTCCATTGACTCAAAAAACAAGAAGCTTGGAAATGGATCTACTAACCTTGGAGGTATAAAGTTGAAACCATCTGCTTCTTCTGGAAGTTTGCAAGTTAAGGCAAATGCACAAGCCCCCCCAAAGATAAATGGTACCACAGTTGTGATGACTCCAGTAGAAGGTTTCCCGAGCGAAGATGCTGCAAGTTCCCTACCTCCCAGGACGTTTATCAATCAGCTACCTGATTGGAGCATGCTTCTTGCTGCTATGACAACCATTTTCCTGGCTGCTGAGAAGCAGTGGATGATGCTTGATTGGAAGCCAAAGCGGCCTGACATGCTCATTGACCCATTTGGGATAGGGAGGATTGTTCAGGATGGTCTTGTTTTTCGTCAGAACTTCTCAATTAGGTCTTATGAGATAGGTGCTGATCGTACAGCATCCATAGAGACGCTAATGAATCATTTACAG GAAACAGCGATTAATCATTGTAAAAGTGCTGGACTGCTAGGAGATGGTTTTGGTGCTACCCCTGGGATGTGCAGGAAAAACCTAATATGGGTAGTCACCCGGATGCAAGTTGTGGTTGATCGTTATCCAACTTG GGGTGATGTTGTTCAAGTAGACACTTGGGTCAGTGCATCAGGAAAGAATGGCATGCGAAGGGATTGGCTTGTCAGCAATAGTAAAACTGGTGAAATTTTAACTAGAGCCTCAAG TGTGTGGGTGATGATGAATAAATTGACCAGAAGGTTATCTAAAATTCCAGAAGAGGTCCGAGGAGAAATAGAACCTCATTTTATGAATTCAGATCCAGTGGTGGCTGAGGATAACCGGAAATTAGTGAAACTTGACGACAGCACAGCCCAATAT CCTCGATGGAGCGACCTGGATGTGAATCAGCATGTCAACAATGTGAAGTACGTTGGTTGGATCCTTGAG AGTACACCATTGGGAATTGTGGAGAGTCATGAGCTTTGTTCCATGACACTGGAGTATAGGAGGGAGTGTGGGAGGGACAGCGTGCTGCAGTCACTAACTGCGGTGTCTGGTGTGGGCAACCTCGGGAATATGGGGGAAATTGAGTGCCAGCACTTGCTCCAACTTGAAGAGGGGTCTGAGATTGTGAGAGGGAGGACACAGTGGAGGCCAAAGAATGCCAAGAGTTTTGGTAAAATGGATCAAGTTCCCGCACAAAGTGCATAG
- the LOC107901208 gene encoding serine/threonine protein phosphatase 2A 57 kDa regulatory subunit B' kappa isoform, giving the protein MLKQILIKLPLKLQKSDLLDSSGSDSGNHTSNSGNGVQCANIGNSISSRLSVVKRVSSAVFPASIMVGVEAVEPYLSFTDVSSLQKQSLFISKLNLCCEVSDFSDPDKTSAEQDLKHQTLIELVDFVSTGSAKFNEPAIAAMCKMCAVNLFRVFPPKYRSNSISGEVEDEEPMFDPSWSNLQLVYDLLLGFITYSSLDAKVAKKYVDHSFISRLLDLFDSEDPRERDCLKTILHRIYGKLMVHRPFVRKAVSNIIYRFVFETERHNGIAELLEIFGSIISGFAVPLKEEHKMFLWKSLIPLHKPKLVGVYHQQLTFCVVQFIDKDPKLADSVIKGLLKYWPVTNSQKELMFISELEEVLEMTSMAEFLKIMVPLFRRIAFCLNSSHYQVAERTHLLWNNEHILNLVTHNRQVIFPLIFPALERNSENHWNQAVLNLTQSIKKMLCEMDEELVLACRQKMEEENSQSSEATEKRKLIWERLETAANVIPSAACPVAC; this is encoded by the exons ATGCTCAAACAAATTTTAATCAAACTCCCGCTGAAGTTACAAAAATCTGACCTATTAGATTCATCTGGAAGTGATTCTGGAAACCATACTTCTAACTCAGGGAATGGAGTTCAATGTGCAAATATCGGGAATAGTATATCAAGTCGTCTAAGTGTTGTTAAACGGGTGTCCTCAGCTGTTTTTCCTGCTAGCATCATGGTTGGTGTGGAGGCAGTAGAACCCTATTTATCTTTCACAGATGTTTCAAGTCTGCAGAAACAGAGCCTCTTTATTAGTAAATTGAATCTGTGCTGCGAGGTTTCTGATTTCAGTGATCCTGATAAAACTAGCGCCGAGCAAGATCTTAAACATCAAACACTGATAGAACTAGTTGATTTTGTTTCTACGGGGTCTGCAAAGTTCAATGAACCGGCAATTGCCGCAATGTGTAAAATGTGCGCCGTTAACCTGTTCAGAGTTTTTCCACCTAAATATCGGTCTAATAGCATTAGTGGTGAAGTGGAAGATGAAGAGCCAATGTTTGATCCTTCATGGTCAAATTTGCAACTCGTATATGATCTACTTCTTGGGTTTATTACGTATAGTTCTCTTGATGCAAAGGTGGCAAAGAAGTACGTAGATCATTCTTTTATTTCGAGGTTACTTGACCTCTTTGATTCTGAGGACCCCCGGGAAAGGGACTGTTTGAAAACAATTCTGCACAGAATTTACGGGAAACTCATGGTGCACAGGCCCTTTGTACGAAAAGCTGTTAGCAATATCATCTATCGTTTTGTTTTTGAAACTGAAAGGCATAATGGTATTGCTGAACTCCTCGAGATATTCGGAAGTATTATTAGTGGTTTTGCTGTACCATTGAAAGAGGAACACAAGATGTTTTTGTGGAAATCCCTTATTCCTTTACACAAACCGAAACTGGTGGGTGTTTATCATCAGCAATTAACATTTTGTGTTGTACAGTTTATAGATAAGGATCCGAAGTTAGCCGATAGCGTGATTAAGGGACTGTTAAAATATTGGCCAGTTACAAATAGCCAGAAGGAGTTAATGTTTATTAGCGAGTTGGAAGAGGTTTTGGAGATGACTAGCATGGCCGAGTTCCTAAAGATCATGGTTCCACTGTTTCGGCGTATTGCATTTTGCTTAAACAGCTCCCATTACCAG GTGGCTGAACGAACTCACTTGCTATGGAACAATGAGCACATCCTTAATCTTGTAACACATAACCGTCAGGTGATATTTCCTCTTATCTTCCCCGCCCTCGAGCGAAATTCTGAGAACCATTGGAACCAAGCAGTGCTTAACCTGACACAAAGCATAAAGAAGATGTTGTGCGAGATGGATGAAGAACTTGTGCTTGCTTGCCGGCAGAAGATGGAGGAGGAAAACTCCCAGTCGAGTGAGGCAACTGAGAAGAGGAAACTAATATGGGAACGCCTGGAAACTGCTGCCAACGTGATTCCTTCCGCTGCATGCCCGGTTGCCTGTTGA
- the LOC107901209 gene encoding palmitoyl-acyl carrier protein thioesterase, chloroplastic-like isoform X1, translating into MVATAATSSFFPITSSPDSIDSKNKKLGNGSTNLGGIKLKPSASSGSLQVKANAQAPPKINGTTVVMTPVEGFPSEDAASSLPPRTFINQLPDWSMLLAAMTTIFLAAEKQWMMLDWKPKRPDMLIDPFGIGRIVQDGLVFRQNFSIRSYEIGADRTASIETLMNHLQETAINHCKSAGLLGDGFGATPGMCRKNLIWVVTRMQVVVDRYPTWGDVVQVDTWVSASGKNGMRRDWLVSNSKTGEILTRASSVWVMMNKLTRRLSKIPEEVRGEIEPHFMNSDPVVAEDNRKLVKLDDSTAQYVRKGLTPRWSDLDVNQHVNNVKYVGWILESTPLGIVESHELCSMTLEYRRECGRDSVLQSLTAVSGVGNLGNMGEIECQHLLQLEEGSEIVRGRTQWRPKNAKSFGKMDQVPAQSA; encoded by the exons atgGTTGCCACTGCTGCTACATCCTCATTCTTTCCAATCACTTCTTCCCCGGACTCCATTGACTCAAAAAACAAGAAGCTTGGAAATGGATCTACTAACCTTGGAGGTATAAAGTTGAAACCATCTGCTTCTTCTGGAAGTTTGCAAGTTAAGGCAAATGCACAAGCCCCCCCAAAGATAAATGGTACCACAGTTGTGATGACTCCAGTAGAAGGTTTCCCGAGCGAAGATGCTGCAAGTTCCCTACCTCCCAGGACGTTTATCAATCAGCTACCTGATTGGAGCATGCTTCTTGCTGCTATGACAACCATTTTCCTGGCTGCTGAGAAGCAGTGGATGATGCTTGATTGGAAGCCAAAGCGGCCTGACATGCTCATTGACCCATTTGGGATAGGGAGGATTGTTCAGGATGGTCTTGTTTTTCGTCAGAACTTCTCAATTAGGTCTTATGAGATAGGTGCTGATCGTACAGCATCCATAGAGACGCTAATGAATCATTTACAG GAAACAGCGATTAATCATTGTAAAAGTGCTGGACTGCTAGGAGATGGTTTTGGTGCTACCCCTGGGATGTGCAGGAAAAACCTAATATGGGTAGTCACCCGGATGCAAGTTGTGGTTGATCGTTATCCAACTTG GGGTGATGTTGTTCAAGTAGACACTTGGGTCAGTGCATCAGGAAAGAATGGCATGCGAAGGGATTGGCTTGTCAGCAATAGTAAAACTGGTGAAATTTTAACTAGAGCCTCAAG TGTGTGGGTGATGATGAATAAATTGACCAGAAGGTTATCTAAAATTCCAGAAGAGGTCCGAGGAGAAATAGAACCTCATTTTATGAATTCAGATCCAGTGGTGGCTGAGGATAACCGGAAATTAGTGAAACTTGACGACAGCACAGCCCAATATGTGCGCAAGGGTTTAACT CCTCGATGGAGCGACCTGGATGTGAATCAGCATGTCAACAATGTGAAGTACGTTGGTTGGATCCTTGAG AGTACACCATTGGGAATTGTGGAGAGTCATGAGCTTTGTTCCATGACACTGGAGTATAGGAGGGAGTGTGGGAGGGACAGCGTGCTGCAGTCACTAACTGCGGTGTCTGGTGTGGGCAACCTCGGGAATATGGGGGAAATTGAGTGCCAGCACTTGCTCCAACTTGAAGAGGGGTCTGAGATTGTGAGAGGGAGGACACAGTGGAGGCCAAAGAATGCCAAGAGTTTTGGTAAAATGGATCAAGTTCCCGCACAAAGTGCATAG
- the LOC107901207 gene encoding protein PGR yields the protein MERTLTHSLIAVVISSFVAIRSYRRKSLDLSGALAGFLVMTIHFVAGYRFGAMLLVFFFTSSMLTKVGEDKKRRVDADFKEGGQRNWIQVLYNSGIAAVLSVLIGNLTGWEDKCLDSNDSVLITSLIGGIIGHYSCCNGDTWSSEIGVLSDDQPRLITTFKSVRRGTNGGVTKTGFLAALAAGSVIGLTFVLVGFLTTRCSNEMAMKQLLVIPLSAVAGLLGSIIDSLLGATLQFSGFCSVRNKVVGKPGPTVKRISGLNFLDNNAVNLVSILLTTLLTSFACVYIF from the exons ATGGAGAGAACTCTAACCCACTCATTAATCGCTGTTGTAATCTCTTCCTTTGTCGCCATTCGATCCTACAGAAGGAAGTCTCTCGATTTATCTGGAGCTCTTGCCGGATTTCTCGTCATGACTATTCATTTCGTTGCCGGATACag GTTCGGGGCAATGTTACTTGTCTTTTTCTTCACTTCATCGATGCTTACCAAAGTTGGAGAAGACAAGAAGCGGCGAGTTGATGCTGATTTTAAGGAAGGTGGACAAAGAAActg GATACAAGTTTTATACAATAGTGGTATTGCAGCAGTTTTGTCTGTTCTTATTGGGAACCTGACTGGATGGGAGGACAAGTGCCTAGACTCGAATGATTCGGTTCTTATCACTTCCTTAATTGGTGGTATTATTGGTCACTATTCTTGCTGCAACGGTGACACTTGGTCGTCGGAGATCGGAGTTCTTAGTGATGACCAGCCACGGCTGATCACAACTTTTAAG TCTGTTCGAAGGGGCACCAATGGAGGTGTGACAAAAACAGGATTTTTAGCAGCTTTGGCAGCAGGGAGTGTCATTGGTTTAACATTTGTTCTGGTTGGATTTCTCACTACAAGATGTTCAAATGAAATGGCCATGAAGCAGCTGTTGGTAATACCCCTTTCTGCAGTGGCTGGACTTTTAGGAAGTATCATAGATTCTCTGTTGGGAGCAACCCTTCAATTCAGTGGGTTCTGCTCTGTCCGAAATAAG GTTGTTGGAAAACCTGGACCAACAGTGAAGAGGATTTCAGGTCTTAACTTTCTTGACAACAATGCGGTGAACCTCGTCTCGATACTACTGACCACACTGCTGACTTCATTTGCCTGTGTGTACATTTTCTGA